The genomic DNA TCGCAAACTTTAAAGATGTTTATCAATTGCAGCTTTTGATTTCGCATTCTTTTATgagtaattatttttatttttgcacAGTGTGTTTcaattattgaaatcaaataattcagttcaataattgatttcaataattcatatcaataatttttttattatatattctaTGTTTTCATCACTATTGCAGACATGCAATTAAAAAATGGCAGATCTACcaacatcctcttcttcttcttcttctgaaccAAGTATCAAGCAGGGTTTGAGGAAAAGGATTCAGCAACACATTCAAGAGGATCAATCTTGTCAAGAGATGTTGGAGGCCAACATTTCTCGTGTAACGGAAAACATGAAGAGAAGACAAGAAATTCTGAACATGTTATCCCAGATGCAAGTGAGTAGTCTTAAAGAAATTGCAGTTATGTTTATGGTGGATTTGGGTGAGAGGGATGAGAAACAGTTGAAAGAGTTGGCTGGTGCAATAACTGTATTAAGATGCTCTATGAAGATGAAAATagagtttctttcatcttttgaatgaacttttgtttttttttttggtgtatgTTTTGTTCCAATAAATTTGCATGTTTTGTTATGTAATCGACTTTGGTGTATGTTTTGTTCCAATCTGTTGTTTACTTCATCTTCATTCACAAATCCTGTCACCCATGGTTTTTGGTCTCCTTTGTACGTTTCCATGTGACGCATTGTAAACACTCCACAGTCTACGCCGTTATTTTTCGTCCTCCAAtccatttcttttctttctatcACTGAGGTTGCAAGTTGTTGTATAGCCGGTGTTGGTTTTAAAGCATTTTGTaggtataaaaccaatacccttctctgtaacattgtaacattgtgttagtagcttttacataaaatataacatgtataagtatagggttttgtattaCCAGTGTGTCTGGGAGCCCCTTGTATCTTTCCTTAAACTCTTGTTTTGTAGCTGAATTGTCAATCAGCTCAATTTTGCCGGTTTTTAAGTTGAAGCACAAGACATAAAAGTGGTCACCTTGAAGTACCGGAATAAACACCAGGTCAACCGATTCAAGTTTTTTTACCTCATATCTATTTAACATGTCTTCAAAATTCGAGGCAAATATTTTGAGTCGTTGGTCATCTGTGTATTTCTCCTCGTCGTAACAGATACTCGGCTGTATGTTATGTAACCAGAGTCAAATCAATGAAAACAATGCACCAAATGCGAATAGTGTTTGTACCAAATGCGAAATTACAACAGTAGGAGAAAAGCAAACATTTGATTTTTTTCACATGCGAATAGTATATACAACACATGCGAAATTACAACAGTATGAAAATGTTTCAAAAGCAAAAATTCTGCCATAATACATGCGATTTAGATATAAATAGTTTGCGAAATCATTTAGTATGCATTTACCTTTTAGAATTTCAAATGACAAAATGTACATGAAAACATACCATCATTGTGGAAAACAAGAAGAATCTGTGTGGTGATGATTTTATATCCCATTTCTTCTCTTCAAGGTTTAGAATATCTACAAATGCATCTATCCCGTTTGATGCTACGTATTGTTCCCTAAAGAAGCTTTCAAACACAGCTTTGAATGTTGCAACCTCAGTTTTTGATCGGTAAAACTCTTCTCTGCCagtcataaaaataaataattagttcttgttttgtgtatatttttattAGATTCTTGTTTGTTGATATATGTTTTTCTACTTACTGCAAGCCTGCATAGGTAGCAAATGTGAAGCGGATCACACTCAATTCTTGGGTCAAGAGTGCTTCATGCATGTTCACCACTCTATTGCAGTAAGGTGAACAAAATTTGTCTCCAAGATCTGCACATCTTTTTTCACCTCTTATTCTTGCTTGTTCTATTGTCTTGTAAAGCAGTTCATTTAAACCTTTTGGTATGACTTGTTTTGGAACTTGCTTTGGCTTTGTGTTTTTTCTCCCCCTAGTTTGTTTTTTTCCTTTATCTTCTTCCAATGTTGGCCCTACGCTCAAAACCAACTCAACTGAATGCAGTTCTTCAGCAGTTACCTGAGGGCATTCAGGTTCCATttccttttcaacttcaacgtCCGTATCGAGTTGTGGGGGGTCTTTTTCCGGCACTTCTTCCTGGACCTTTTGTGTAGATTCTGCCAAGTTCACTGTCTCTTCTACAACAGTTTCATTTTCACCAGTTTCTGCATGCCAGAGTAATTTAAGATATACAATAATTCATGATGTTTAATTTTTCTCATAAAGTAAAGGGTTTTTATTACCATTGGCAGATGTTTGGTAAGCATATACACCCGGTTCCACTGTTTGAATATTTGCAATAAGGGTGTCCGTGACTCCTCCATCATCTGGTTGCAGTGTACCTATAGAtccaaattattttatttaatacagCAGAATCAAAATCGCAAGAGTATACATGACATTGTGTGCGAAACCAAATCTGAAATGTTTTTCACAATATCGCATGTGTTTTTTATAGGTTTCGCAAATGCATATTTTTTAGTGAATTTTTAAATTATATCGCATGTGTTAATATCTGAGTTCGCATGTGTTACCTTCTGATGCCAATTGTACCAAAACACTGGATATTACTTTTTGTGCTTCTTCATCCTCTCTACCTTCTTTGTTTGTAGCAACTTCATGATGAACCTCAGAAGCTGGGTTTTCAGGTTCTTGATGAACAGGAGAGGCTGCAGGTTCATGCTCTTGAACCGGTTCAGGTGGCAGACAAATGGGATTATTCTTAAGTGTCTGATCCCACTCCTTACAAGCATTCATAACCTCAACATCCCAAAAACACTTAGTTTTTGCCTCCGACACTAAGTTGTTCATCTCTTGAACATCTCGAACCATTTTAAGGTATTTTTTGACATTTGCTTTCATCTTTTTCAACAGATTCTGTAATATCAACATAGAAGTTAAATATAATTGATTAAGTTAAATAagttaaattaatatttttttacactTACCTTTTTGGCTGCTCTTGAAGCCTCTAGTTGTTGTTCGTGGGCTGTGTCATAGATTACCGACGGTGAAAGTTGAGCAGGAGTGTTGCAATAATCCATCATTTTTTGCGTCTGCGTTCCAACTTCAAAGTCAATGTTCATCTGAGACATTTCATGCATTTCAAAActgaaatccatgaaatcatcaatGATCTCGTCATCTTTTTGCTCTGCCCCGGTTTGTTCATTTTGTACTGCGCGCGCAGTTCTTCTTTTGTAGCTTATCGTCGTGTCAACCGGTGGTCGTAGTGTATAATCATCCTCCGGAGGaccctcttcttcttccttcttttcttcattttcttcttcattttcttcttcactttcttcatcttcttcactctCACTTGATATCCATAGAGGTCCGTTATCCGAAATATGTTCTTCGACTTTATCAATCTCTGAAGATGTTAAATAACGAATAACCGGCATCTCCACGGCTTTCTCAAACAGGTTAAGCTTTTTGTTGTATTCATGCGTGTACAAAAGCTGTATAAATCGCAAGatcatttaattatataaaagAACAAACTAGTATTTttaaatatgttattaaatgtaGTAATGTATACCGTAAGAAAGGCAACAGGTCCTACGAACTGTATCTTATAGTTCTTCCAGCCCGCTCGTGTCTGGCGCAAGGTTTCGAGTAGATCTGAGCACCAATCTAGATTTTTTATTTCCTCAACATCTTCTACACCGAGCAAACATCTATCATTTGCAAGTGTTGCCTttgtaatttctgcaaagaaAGTCATCCAGTATACAAggaaatttaatttaaacagaTGCCCCCCGTCTCTTTGATTTTCCATTGTATTTGCTATTAAGCCATGGGTAAGTCTCGCGTTTTGTCCCCACTGGCGGATGAATGTATCCCGGACCGCATTTCCCGGTTCTTgacttttttcaattttgtcttgCTTTTTGACTTTTCTCTTATCGGCTATTATTTCAACCTTCTTTGGACCTTTTGGTAATCCAAATACCTCATATACTGTGTTCGATGTTATTTTGATTTGGTGGTTTCCTACGTTTAGCTTATCgaacttttcatcaaagtttcTCACTAGCCAATACGCCAATCTTGTCGAAATATGGTTGATGTTGATATCAAGAATAGCTCCAAACCCCATATCCCTAACATCATCTATCTGTTTTTTTGAAAATCTTCTAACAGTATCCATATATGAGTTAGGTTGGCATCGCAGTAGTATTGCTTCATTGCTGTATTTGAAAAACTCTCTGTGTTCTGTTTTAGGTTGTTGCCCCTTTTTTGAATGTTTTTTTGTGActatctttgattttcttttatcTTGTTTCTTCtcatgtttttttctttttttggggTGGTTTAACAAATTCATCATCTTCTGAACTTTCTTGAATCAGCAATCTCTTTCTATGCTTTTTAATTTTTATCAGACTTGATATTGGTCCTTCAAAGTCTTCATCAGATTCTATTTCTACAAAATCGCAAGCTATAGTTAAAAAACACTTACAAAATCGCATTTGTCAGTTAATCATGCACAACAAGTCATCAGTTCGCATGTGTTAGATATCAATTCGCATGTGCTATTTTTATCCATTTGCATTTAAGAGTTATGATTTCGCATTTGTTACATAAGCATTACCTAAACAATACAACTAACTTCTGATATAAAATCACATTTGCATTTATATCAATTCGCAAATCTAATTTAACCTAAAACAAAAAACCTTCTACATACTATCTTTTATCATATGAAATCGCAAATATCAAAAAAAGCACAACAAAACCCTATATGATGTCGCACATCCATCAGTATCATTAAGACAACTGCATAAAAAATGCAAAACCTAACAAATAAATATACCAGTAACAAACCCTAGCAAAATTGAAGTTGTTATCAATATGTAATGTTATAaaacttgtaggatcgtattctgacccaaacgagtcgttcagaggctttctccttggtttcaggtgcggaataacaagaaactaaggtagaaacagtaggcaaatcactttaactacttgtttattgatttcaaacgtttacagctcaactctcgcaccggcagagcttcggcacgatttctacgcaATGTTACAAACGCGATCGCTCATCATGTATATATAGGgctttgggaccgcttattggacaggcccaataagcggcccatacatgatgtcacatgagcggtccatAAGGTGTCATTGGAGCGGTTCACATAAGTTGCCACTCGAGCGATCCAACATgatcactcgagcggtccactaACCTAATGGTCCTAAGAGCGATcctaggatcgtattctgacccaaacgagtcgttcagaggctttctccttggtttcaggtgcggaataacaagaaactaaggtagaaacagcaggcaaatcactttaactacttgtttattgatttcaaacgtttacagctcaactctcgcaccggcagagcttcggcacgatttctacgcaATGTTACAAATGGAATCGCTCATCATGTATATATAGGgctttgggaccgcttattggacaggcccaataagcggcccatacatgatgtcacatgagcggtccatAAGGTGTCATTGGAGCGGTTCACATAAGTTGCCACTCGAGCGATCCAACATgatcactcgagcggtccactaACCTAATGGTCCTAAGAGTGATCCAACCTCTAGTTCTATACATTTTCTCCAATTTCTCATATTACAttcccagatctaacgttctaagacgatgactcgatacaagacgtaatcagcagatgtagtgcaccaacagactccccctcagatgttgatggagtcgactatcgagtcacaacaatgctgtcttcagttcttcagtcttgatcagtcttcgggcttctctctctttatcattctatcattctaagacacgaacgaagatgtagtcgacagacaactgcaccaacagactcccccttgaatgttgacggaatctttagtgagagtcttcaaacattcacaattcttcaatcttgttcggccTTCTCCAGGAACTCAGCTGGAATAATATTttcttcaggaattccttcctggaatcacatgcctggatcattctctggctctaactttcatcagactccccctatcataatgctgggatctctgtctggaaatcgttatcaccattgaaatcaactcctggctttctctgtttaagctctcctctggttctgatgtttctcctggctattcgtagcaacaggatcagaaacttgcaaaactcaaccatactattacaaactaatacaatttgcaattcaacttaatgaatcagcaaatcatataagaaaaattatgaagatcaaactgtaggttaccattcaacttattcatcaagttaatgaaccaaatttgcatttcaaatcttcacaattttacactctctcccaaaccacaagttcaacatgtttagtacttgaaatgtcaaatatcagttcttcacactctgttgtcgaaaatctttttgtagttttcaaatgtcaaacaaaaatacaatatttttggatttttgaatttagagaaatacagaaatgaacactatttttgagagattgtgcaagaggatcatatcggtttttgagacatatcaccaacaccgttgatcttgattaatcagcaaatgttaaaaacaaatttacttctgattgtcagtattgttgtccacttaaacctctacacaaattttcaattgattcaagatacgtatttaatgtattagcacttaaacttatttgagtgtcccacctcttgaatatactcccgtatccagatcccaatattctgatttacaggtaagtatactacaaatgttatctgtatataaattaggggaaaaatgcgagaactgagggatctcaggtcagaacttccgttcagcagagagatatcagctttgacatagcagtgggtcccctttagaggatcttttcagctacaacaactgatcatcaattttattgtctaatcagctgagggctttatgctatgtttcaagcatatgaagaaagtattagccagggactaggtcagaactaccgttcagcagaagtcccggaataataccccagacatcatttgagtacaagaacctagtatttcagaataagaaacctttcaaacgagatttcaggggttacctatatatccaagtagtgttccccacaaaataagtaagtttgatttttatgtttatatctcgaatacaatttactaactgtgtgaagcctactgacacatcattagtaagacttgtttaaaaacaattttgactttacaaatctctagcatgctgtgatagtccaccgatgtactatcatctcctctttttgcaacaaaactcattttcatttttcaatttttttaaatttttcaaaattttattactccccctaaaatcaaaatatgtttcaattttgattttctgaggaaaaaaaattgaaaacaaactatacaagaaacttgacaacataatgtgaattacctcaattcaccattctcgtgcaaaacaatcagaactccccctcacaacaaactattttcccattgtgatttcaaaacacttaagtttgtttcaatcaaaatggtttttccggaaaaaaaaaatagtttgtgttcaaaccatttgtaggttcggggttattTCATCaacttgttttcttcaaacataTGAAAGATTTATCAATTCCAGTTttatcataaaccatcagtagaaaatcaagtacaacttaatgtccctgatttaccacttatgaggcgaaaaatcaccaaagtgaaatttctcaagaaatgtgccgattcatgatccacgataccatcttgggatctccggcaagtcaggtttttctatttaaacaatttcacccaagcctgactgtccttgggtgattttgaattcttgctcaacaatggtggaaagtttttctcatccattgttaagctagaattctcaacttttacctcaacaaatggctcctctggttttaccataccagaatcattacctgcaggtggcttgtccgactttgatctgtcagattcatcgccgaccttttctttcttcttctcctcttttgtcctcagatttgtatctgatgaattctttttgctcaaCTTTGTAGATgaaggagtagattcatcagaactattattctgtttgtcccgtgaacccgaggacaaaatcttctcgagatattctctcgctttctttctcttcttcctcagtcggtctttctgcccctgtgaaagtttaactttcttttcctgaattgactgtactggaactttaggtttcagaaccttttgCTCccggggcttgactttgactggaatctttgccgttttctgagaattaaccctcaatctttcacttgatttccttgggcaatctctggcaatgtgacctttaatgttgcagttaaagcatctcCTGGTCTCATAATTCCAATagtggcagttaacagcaatgtgtccgtgatagccacagctgtaacacactctgttatcatacctatcaccatttttagtccaaacgctcagatcaaagcattgtttggcttggtgatactccttcctcaactttgctggatttggctttgaagcactgtggtccgacctgcaccacttattacccacaatttttgaattttcattttttactttttgtaatttttcattgcgattggatgattgaactgatgagcttttattttctttttgaacacttttctcatttttaaatttttgtttctgttccactttcttcttcaaaggtttttgcttagagcattctcccttttcagtcgattgcagaacagttttctgtaatttttcttttaatttcaaaaatttttttctttttcttaatttcagcatcagatTCCGTCTCAGACTCATCAGCTGAATAAAattcctcattttcatcatcagttttctcatcacaatcttcaactttgacagagtcaaagtttgtgacattgtcacttattggcactgaattgattggttttggacaaggaaacttcaaactgtctgatttagtcacaaaacctatcaatttcttctcaagttcatcaattttgttcctcgaattctcagcttaagctgagatattctcccaaaatgagacttgattgttttctcattttcatttttcaatttttcaagaacagatttttcattcatcaaaacttttatctgttcctgaaattttgattcattcgctttcaggtttttgttttccaacttgatccagaaatcttcatcttctgatgatttctgtttgctttcaagctctttttccaactttttgatttTCACTTGAGCGtactcaccttctttttcaagtttgataattttctgaagatgggaatttatcattttctgtttttcaatgttgtttttactaaacacatttctcccatcttcaagaattttcatttgattttgaaaatctttctcaatttttgatttttcaatttcacaatttttaaccttttcttcaaacttctgacttttcaacatcaaactattaaaattacttaacagtttgttgttttcaactttcagtttctcacaaataccctgaaccataagaatctgtttttcagcagtatgcttctcgtctttcaactttttgacttcagatgccaaactttCTATGTCTTTCATGAGTTTGTCATTGTTtgtcttcaagttgtcacatttagAGCATACTAACGTAGAACTTAAAGATCCAGACTCTACAGATTCTCTGATTTCTGAAGCTTCATCTTTCTTTTCATCGTTAATTTTCATCTGTTCTTCAATTTTTCCAATGAGTTGACTAATTGTTAGACTAGAAAATTCTCCAGAACTTTTTAATTTTAAGATGTAATTTTCCCATTCCTCTTGAGGTAAAGCACTGGCAAATTTTTCGACCCATTCCTCTGATGCTTTGGTTAAACCAAATATGGACATTGAATGAACAAGATGTTTGTATCTCTCAATGACACATCTTGTGCTTTCTCCAGgaaaacctgaaaatgaatcaaactcTTTCGTTAGTACTTTTCTTCTATCACATTCTTCTTGAGTCATGTTAAAGATATTGAACTCCATTATTCGGTCAAACACTTTGACTAATCAATGAAAATGTAAGATGTACACTTGAACTAGACTTTGACTGAAAAGTGAACTAAAAATGACCAAACACGTGGATCGTTCAAATGAGCGAACCAAATGAtgatcaaataagcggtccagatgaagtgttcaaataagcggtccaaataagcgatccaccaCTCGTCCGTATGAGCGGTTCAAAGTAGTCTGAATAAGCGGTTTACAACAGtgaatttggagcggtccaagatcaatccgaccgaatgagcggttcacgatccgtccggatgagcggttcaagaacaatccgaccgaatgagcggttcaagatTCGTCCGGATGAGCGATCCAAGAGCTATTTGATCGAGCGGTCCACAATTTCAAATCCAATTTTGACCCacttaaacttcgaattttgatctgaaactttcaagggtttgtcacggtactattgcgcacaatctgtgagaatttgagtgaattccgaccgtgaaatcttcccgaatcagaaaaagaagatgtagaagtaagaaaaagtgacaaaatccagctaatttctgcagagaacctcctcctgtgctctgataccaattgtaggatcgtattctgacccaaacgagtcgttcagaggctttctccttggtttcaggtgcggaataacaagaaactaaggtagaaacagcaggcaaatcactttaactacttgtttattgatttcaaacgtttacagctcaactctcgcaccggcagagcttcggcacgatttctacgcaATGTTACAAATGGGATCGCTCATCATGTATATATAGGgctttgggaccgcttattggacaggcccaataagcggcccatacatGATGTCACATGAGCGGTCTATAAGGTGTCATTGGAGCGGTTCACATAAGTTGCCACTCGAGCGATCCAACATgatcactcgagcggtccactaACCTAATGGTCCTAAGAGCGATCCAACCTCTAATTCTATACATTTTCTCCAATTTCTCATATTACAttcccagatctaacgttctaagacgatgactcgatacaagacgtaatcagcagatgtagtgcaccaacaaaactTATATGTTTAGTTAAAACGTTAATAAACAATCAAAATCGCATTTGATTTTAAAGTAGCTGTATGTTACTCTATAAATCGCAAATTTAAATAGATACCTGGATTCATCTTCTTCGCTTGTGGTCTGTCGTTGTTTGCTTTGCTTCTTTTCTCAATATTCATGGAATCGTAGTTGAAATCGCAATGCAGAGTAGCAGGTAATCGCAATGGAGAGTAGCAGGTAATGTTTTGGAGAAGGAGAATGCTTTTGATTTTGGGTTTAcggtatgattttgagttattgTATGCTGATAATCAGGGGTTTTGTTCTCGCTATGACGATTctaaccttggcggtttcttttagtaattttattttgattaaTTTAATTGTTTAAACACGCGCTTTTAATGAGATGATCGTATGGTTGTTGttgtagcgtacataatgtacgattagaagatttgtatgataaccggcctctatatatatatatatatatatatatatatatatatatatatatatagggtagggatcctgtacattaatccagaagtgtgagaagtgtattataacactatatataacactatataacaccatataaacatcgtataacattatgtaacaccatataacattatgtaacactatataacactatataacaatatataacactatacatctatcatagacatgctatcagacaaaatatagtgttatatttgttatatagtgttatatagtcttacataatgttatatggtgttatatggtgttacatagtgttaccCGGTGTttaaatatagtgttatatatggtgttatatggtgttacatagtgttaccCGGTGTttaaatggtgttatatagtgttatatatagtgttataatacacttctcacacttctggattaatgtacaggatcctctctctctctctctatatatatatatatatatatacatatacatataggggaccgttaaaatgaaaaccacctccagttgtaagaaccatgagaactttttgatccggggcgagttggaccaaacatttttttcataaacgtagatgcgtgtattataaacacatttaaaaaaaaaattcaaaaaatgtcgtgtgtgtagttttgagcaccacaagtttgtgtaggatcgtgaaacgacctaacgagtcgatcaggaGAGgtctcagacagaatcagaggcggaattcattgattctgtcttcgTTTAGCTTGTAGAACACTGAAAATACTATTTACTGTTTCTTGTATTAATCAAAATGCGGTTACAGCCTTGGAGACACCTCGACAGCACC from Helianthus annuus cultivar XRQ/B chromosome 7, HanXRQr2.0-SUNRISE, whole genome shotgun sequence includes the following:
- the LOC110866479 gene encoding uncharacterized protein LOC110866479, translating into MLNRYEVKKLESVDLVFIPVLQGDHFYVLCFNLKTGKIELIDNSATKQEFKERYKGLPDTLRRVLVLYLQNALKPTPAIQQLATSVIERKEMDWRTKNNGVDCGVFTMRHMETYKGDQKPWVTGFVNEDEVNNRLEQNIHQSGGVGQRWVTVLVVVALGLVAELGVGG